A window from Cryptomeria japonica chromosome 1, Sugi_1.0, whole genome shotgun sequence encodes these proteins:
- the LOC131041888 gene encoding THO complex subunit 4A isoform X2 produces MSGSLDLSLDDLIKNKKKRSREEDGERGSSGSKRRSTKRSAHRSAPHSVSKSNPRASEHDEAAARPPPAIETGTKLYISNLDYGVTNEDIKELFSEVGDLKRSTIHYDRSGRSKGTAEVVFARKDDAIAAVKRYNNVQLDGKPIKIEFISASLHTPATSTQSMNGLSENTAKSSGSSKKVSWPFLIYMMGV; encoded by the exons ATGTCAGGTTCTCTGGACCTGTCTTTGGATGATCTGATAAAGAACAAGAAGAAGCGAAGCCGTGAAGAAGATGGAGAAAGAGGATCATCTGGTTCAAAACGTAGAAGCACAAAGCGTTCTGCGCATCGGTCGGCACCACATTCGGTTTCAAAG TCTAATCCGAGAGCATCGGAGCATGATGAAGCTGCAGCGAGGCCTCCTCCAGCAATCGAGACCGGTACCAAACTTTACATCTCTAATTTGGATTATGGAGTCACAAACGAAGATATCAAG GAACTATTTTCAGAAGTTGGGGATCTGAAGCGGTCCACTATTCATTATGACAGGAGTGGGAGGTCCAAG GGGACAGCAGAGGTTGTATTTGCAAGGAAGGACGATGCAATAGCTGCTGTAAAGCGATACAATAATGTGCAGCTTGATGGTAAACCAATAAAGATTGAATTTATTAGTGCGAGCCTCCACACACCTGCTACGAGCACTCAATCTATGAATGGGTTGTCAGAAAATACAGCTAAATCTTCTGGAAG